CACATCCCTTTGAATCTCTGCGGGGGCACTAGATAATAAGCGCAGATTACAACGATGGATCTGAGATCGTTTCAGATCGTGTAAGCGCCGGAGCTGATCGATTTTAAGCCAACAACCTGCGTGAGTTACCCCTACTACCGACCACAACGTGCTGCTCCCAAACGTTGCTCACAGAAGGATCGCTCTGTTGTTGATAAATCGTCCCAAGCCACATCCCGACGCATCACCATACCATTATGTCCCGTCAAAAATCGAGGTAGTTGGGCATCCTCAACCTGGGCCAGGGTTTGAATGTCATAGGTGGTGTAGGTCGTCGGCTCCGGTCTGTCGAAGGTAATATCCACCACTGTCAGAGTCTTAGGCGATCGCTGAGGTTGATCCAAGAGCGATCGCGGTCCGGAACCCAGCAGGCCCGTATGCAGGAGCTGCAGGTTGCCCTTATGGGCCGGGTAGTAGGCATGGTGATGACCGCTGATGTAGGTATGCACGTTATGGCGCTCCATCATCTGTCGCAGCTCGTCGGCATTATCCATCACCTCACCGGGCTGGTTCCGGCCCTCCGCCACGGCATAGAGCGGTAGATGCCCCAGCATGATCCGCAGATTGGCCTGCTGAGCTGCTGGGCTGGCTAATTCTCGCTCCACCCAGGCCAGCTTGTCCGCCGGAATCCGACTGGAGGAACCATCCCAGGCTAAGAAGAAAATGCCGTTTTGCACAAAGCTGTAGTAGAACGGAAAGTCATCCCGAGTTTGAAACGTTAAACCCAAGGCATGATTGGGTTGCTGCCAATAGGCCTGGGCTAGATCCCGCTCCTGCTGGAAGGTAAAGCCGCCGCTGGATGACCGGGCAGCCGAGGCATCATGATTGCCCACGGTGAAGCCAAACGGCAAACCCATGGTACGCAGGGGAGCCGCCACATGGGCATCAAAGGCATCCCACATACGACGAACTTGGTCGGCACTGAGGCTCAGGCTTTGCCCAGCAATCATATCACCGCTGCAAACCACCAAATCAGGCTGCCAGAACGGCAGGACTTCGATAGCCTTATCAATTTCTGGGTCGTAGTCTGTGGAGCCATAGGCACTATTCAGGTCGCTGATCACCGCCAAGCGCACATCTCCCCGAGGTGGATTGTACAATCCTGCCGGGCCGGCCGTAGCCACGATCGCCTCGGTAGACGGCGGCAGGGCCATGGTCAAGTTGGGGGACTCCTCCTGCAGCACTGAGATCTCCGATGCTGAACTCTCAGAGGCTGGAGTAGCCGACTGCACAGTTGACTGCACTGGAGTCTGGGCCTGCGCACAAGACAAACTAATAGCCAGCAAACATCCAACAATGCCCAAACAAACGCGCCGCCAACCCATAGCTCACTCTACAATCCACAAAACATCATCCATAACCATAGTCGATTCCGCTCCATTTGCCCGCCTCGATCTCAAGGTAACCCTACCCAGAGCAGAATCTAGAACCGGATCCAGAACCGGATCCAGAACAAATATAAGTCAACGGCTAGGAGCGATCGCTGCCTCCCACGACACAAGCGCTACCCCCATAGTTCCCCGACGAGGAACCCCTACACTCCGCCCCTGCCATGGACCAAGAAGACAACCCACCTCCCTAGCATCCAGCAATAGGATCACCGCTTTGGAGGATGCCAAACATTCATGGTTTATGTTTAACTTTATAACTATATAGTTATTTTATGATCATGGCCTACCTTCCTGCTCTTCGGATCGGTTCTCACCAAGCGCAATACTGCATCATTCAAGGCGGTATGGGCGTACGAATTTCTGGCGCAAATCTCGCAGCGGCGGTGGCCAATGCTGGCGGCATTGGTATTATCTCTGCTGTCGGCTTGGGCATGAACTCGCCCTACTTTGATCCCAACCAGCGCAATCCCCTTCAGCGCCAGCGCCAGTTTTTTGAAGCCAACCGCCTAGCTCTAATTGACGAACTCACCAAGGCGCGAGCCCTTAGCCCCACAGGCATCATCGGCGTCAACATTATGGTGGCGGCCCGTGATTATGAAACCCTAGCAAGAACCGCAGCTGACCATGGAGCCAATTTGATCATCTCCGGCGCAGGGCTGCCGCTCAAGCTACCCGACTTTACAGTCAGCCATCCCGACGTGGCCCTTGTGCCCATTGTCTCCGGTGCCCGAGCTGCTCGCATCATCTGCCAAAAGTGGCTGCGCAACTACTACCGCCTTCCCGATGCCTTTGTGGTTGAAAATCCTCGCTCTGCCGGAGGCCATCTCGGAGCCACCCTCGAAGAGCTGGATAGCCCCCACGTGGATACCAACGCCACCATTCCTGAGTTGGTCAACTATCTAAGAAACGACCTCAAGCAAGATATCCCGGTGATCGCCGCAGGCGGTATTTGGAGCCGTAGTGATATTCTCCAAGCGCTGCTGCTAGGAGCATCCGGCGTGCAGATTGGCACCCGCTTTATCACCACTGAGGAATGCGATGCTGATGAGCGCTACAAAGCGTTTCATGTACAGGCCAAGGCAGAAGACGTGGTGACTGTGTCCAGTCCTGTTGGTCTGCCGGGGCGGGCTCTGCGCAATGCCTTTGTGGGTCAGGTGCTAGCGGGCGATCGCCCCCATGCAGGCCTACCCTGCCTAGCCAACTGCCTCCAGGTCTGTAAGTTTCGGGAAAAACAAGAACCCTACTGCATTCTAAGAGCCTTGGATAGCGCCGCGCGGGGAGATATAGAGCAAGGACTCGTATTTTCAGGCAGCAAGGCAGGACAAAGCGATCGCATTCGGCCCGTGGCAGAGGTGATGGCAGAACTCACAGGCAAAACGCTCTCCTAATCCTCACTGATTGATAAGATGAGCAAACCCTGAGGTTAAATAGGAGCA
This genomic interval from Candidatus Obscuribacterales bacterium contains the following:
- a CDS encoding nitronate monooxygenase family protein, which encodes MAYLPALRIGSHQAQYCIIQGGMGVRISGANLAAAVANAGGIGIISAVGLGMNSPYFDPNQRNPLQRQRQFFEANRLALIDELTKARALSPTGIIGVNIMVAARDYETLARTAADHGANLIISGAGLPLKLPDFTVSHPDVALVPIVSGARAARIICQKWLRNYYRLPDAFVVENPRSAGGHLGATLEELDSPHVDTNATIPELVNYLRNDLKQDIPVIAAGGIWSRSDILQALLLGASGVQIGTRFITTEECDADERYKAFHVQAKAEDVVTVSSPVGLPGRALRNAFVGQVLAGDRPHAGLPCLANCLQVCKFREKQEPYCILRALDSAARGDIEQGLVFSGSKAGQSDRIRPVAEVMAELTGKTLS
- a CDS encoding metallophosphoesterase, whose translation is MQSATPASESSASEISVLQEESPNLTMALPPSTEAIVATAGPAGLYNPPRGDVRLAVISDLNSAYGSTDYDPEIDKAIEVLPFWQPDLVVCSGDMIAGQSLSLSADQVRRMWDAFDAHVAAPLRTMGLPFGFTVGNHDASAARSSSGGFTFQQERDLAQAYWQQPNHALGLTFQTRDDFPFYYSFVQNGIFFLAWDGSSSRIPADKLAWVERELASPAAQQANLRIMLGHLPLYAVAEGRNQPGEVMDNADELRQMMERHNVHTYISGHHHAYYPAHKGNLQLLHTGLLGSGPRSLLDQPQRSPKTLTVVDITFDRPEPTTYTTYDIQTLAQVEDAQLPRFLTGHNGMVMRRDVAWDDLSTTERSFCEQRLGAARCGR